DNA sequence from the Poecile atricapillus isolate bPoeAtr1 chromosome 4, bPoeAtr1.hap1, whole genome shotgun sequence genome:
CTGCATCCCATCTCCACCTCATCCCATCTTCAATCCTCATCCATCCCCCCCGCTCTTCCTACACCTCGCGGACCCCCACAGCCCCCGGGGCCTCGGGCGGCAAATTCCAAAGGGCACCCGGGAAGATTAatggcggggccggggccggggctgggccggCCGGTAACCGGATCGCCCCGCGGGAGCAGGAATGCGCCGCTGACCCCGCCGTGCCCGCCTCGCCGCGAGGGTCCCGCCACGCGGGGTCACCACGGGCTCAGCCACCACGGGCACcgccagccccctccccagccaggGGCATCCCTCAGTCCCCAAACACGATGGAGCTCTGTCCCCggaaccccaaacccagagACAATTCCTCGGCACGCAGGGACAGGCAGCGGCCCCGAGGTCTCTGTGACCATTCGGGGATGGATGCCGTGTGCCACATCCTGAGGATGCCATGCGCCAtctcctctccccacagcaAGAAGGGCACCAGGGGTTCCATCTCCCTCTTCTCTCCCCAGCctcaggggagcagagcagcccccCGGGATCGGGGACACCCAGCGCTGCCGTGCCGCGCCACGGAGGCcgtggggacagcgggggcCGTGGGGGCTGCAGGCGGCCGGCGCGGAGCAGCTGTCGGATCTAAAGTTACGGTGGCGGCTGGGGGCGGGGAGCGAGGCCCGGAGAGGGACGGGCTCCCCATGGGGGTGTCCCCCCTTGAGATCCCCCCATTGTCGCACACCAAAGCTCCCGAGGGGCGCAGGGCCGGACCCCGCCAGGCGGGGAGGATGCGGGACAGACCGGGGCTAAGAATAGCGCtggggtgggaggaggaggaaggatgggGCTTCCTCTGCGACGCTTCTTCTTCCTCCTACCCGGCTCTGCCAGGCAGCACGTGTGACACGGGGAGGCTCCGAGTGCCACCTGCCCCCCCGCTGGCCCCCCGCACCCCCATTCCGGGTGTGGCAGCCGACAGTGTCCCCTGGAGCACCCACCGTGCCCGTACAAGTGCCACCCCCACCATTCCCTGTCGCtgtcaccccccccccccagccgcTGTCAGGCCCCATCACCACTGTCAacccccgccgccgccgccgcgttTCGTTgcacttcactttttaattaacCTCGGGGCGCTGCCTCGCCGGGGTTAATGGCAGCGGTGACCCGCGCGGCCATCGATCCCCCGAGCCCTGTGCCGTGCTCGCAGCGACGGACGGGCCCCCTCGGGGTCCTGCAGGATGACAGGGGCGTGTGTCGTCCCCCCTCTTCAATCCTACGCATGGCAGAGTCCCGGAGGACCCCCGGGGTGCCCCCActctgctgccaccactgtgGCGGTGTGGGGCTGCGGGCACACATGGCTCGAGGTGTCCCCATCCAGGTTTAGGGGTGGTCCCGTAATACCCCCCCCCGCATTGGGGTCCCCTCCCGGCCGTTCAGTGGCCCCGTGGCGGTGCCAAATGCGGGGTCCCGCCcccctgcagcctccccagccccctccccgctCAGGTGCCCCTGTCACCCCTCCTCGCTTTAATCCGGGGGTCGTTCATCttgggcgggggccgggctgtcAACGCCCAGACGGGCCATTTCCGAGCCGAGTCCCCCGCGCTCGGCCCTAATTGAATCCTCAtggccccgccgccgcctcggccCCGCCGCGGCACCCGCCACCGTCCCGCTGCCCACAGCAGGTCCCCCCGGGGTCCCGGTGCCACGGGGAGCCTGGGGGTGCCTCACGCCAGGGAGCACTCGGAGCCCCCCACCCTTTCCAGCCGCCCCATCCCGGTTGTTGCTCCCCGCTCCCCCCCGGGCACAGAGACCCCCGCTCGGTGGGCAGCGAGCCCCACGGCTCTGCCCCACGGCGGAATGGGGATCCCACCCCCGGACAGCCCAGCCCGCTCCCCCCCACAGCCGCAGGTCAACTCCGGACGGATCCCGGCCCCATGGGGGTCCCAGCGGGTCCCTCTGCCGGGGCAGGGGACGCGGAGTCCCCCCCATCCCGGCCGTGCCGTGCGGGGGTCAGGGGGCATGGGCGGCCGAGAGCCCGGCGGGGGGGCAGCGGCGTTTGCTGCAGCCGGAGCCTTTGAAATGCAACCCCCCCCGCCCACGGCCCATTTGGCTGGAGTTTGGCCCAGGCACAAATGGAGGCCCCGGAGCGAGCAGGGGATTCCGGGGGGGTGCGGCAGCTGCGGCCGGGGCTGGCGGGACCCTCTCACCGCGGCCGGTCCCTGGCACTGGCGTCTCCACGCGTGTGGCGGCTCTGGATGTGAGCTGGTGTGTCCGTGAGCCTTCCAcgcacacctggacacagctgcACACCTGCGAGGAGCCCGTTGGGGTGGTTGTGCCCACACAGACACGCGGAGGGATGTGCAAAACCCCGTGCGTCCCTTGTCCtgcgctgtccccgtgtccatatccccatcccatcccggcCCCCCACGCTCCCCCCGGGCCGTGCTTGTGCTCAGCCCCTCCGGAGCGCGGGGGGCGATGCCGCTCGCGTTAATGAATCGATGATTTGCCAACAGCCCCAGGGAGGGATCCCCGTCTCCCCTGGCTGCCCCGGCTCCCGACACATCCATCCCCATTCACCGGAGCCAGGTGTAATCCCATTATTCCCGGCTCCGCTGAGGTCCCAGCCCACCACAGGGTCAGGATTTATTGCCAGTAATTGCTGGGGTCCCGTCCCCCGGTGCGGGGGGGCTCCCGGCACCCCCCCGGCGCTGCCGTCGCTCCTTACACTTTAATTCCGCACCGAGCTGTTCCCTTATTAAAGGAAAATTCATTTGCCAGCGATTTCCATGTGCCGGGGCCGCGCGGGGCCGCGGTCCTAATCGCGTTACAGAGCGCTGCGGCGCAATATTGGGATGGAGCCGATAAATAATGGATCAGGGCGGCGCGGGGAGGGGAGGCGCCTCACGGGGGCACCGCACCCCGAATTGTGTTATCCCCGGCACCCTGCTCCCCACACCCAGATCCCGGGCCCCCTGGCACACCCCAGCACCCAGTGCCGGCAGCTCGCCGGGATGTGCGGCCCCGGGTGGGGAAATACCCGGAGCTGCCGGTGTTTGGAGCCACGGCAGCCCCCCAGGATGGGGGATTCTGTGGGGGGGGGACacggc
Encoded proteins:
- the LOC131579223 gene encoding basic salivary proline-rich protein 2-like; amino-acid sequence: MAPPPPRPRRGTRHRPAAHSRSPRGPGATGSLGVPHAREHSEPPTLSSRPIPVVAPRSPPGTETPARWAASPTALPHGGMGIPPPDSPARSPPQPQVNSGRIPAPWGSQRVPLPGQGTRSPPHPGRAVRGSGGMGGREPGGGAAAFAAAGAFEMQPPPPTAHLAGVWPRHKWRPRSEQGIPGGCGSCGRGWRDPLTAAGPWHWRLHACGGSGYPGPPGTPQHPVPAARRDVRPRVGKYPELPVFGATAAPQDGGFCGGGTRQQPQLQHNHPLTRSIPRRHVRPRRLRHLPAPCGEDKSRVRGIRANTAVPGTPPCEGPRSLPP